The stretch of DNA TAGTAGTTGGAGGAGGCTCAACGGCCAGGAATTATCAAATTGCTCTAAAACAAGCCATTTCAGCTAAAAATGAAGATTTGGATTGGATTGGTATTGAGTCTACTTGGTTAAATGCCGCTTTTGTACGCTTGCTTTTTAAGGAATTGTCGTACAATATGATAGTTTCTGACCCGACACAAAAAATAGTAACGAATAAGCCCATTATAGTGGCCGGAGGTTGGAAACCNNNNNNNNNNNNNNNNNNNNNNNNNNNNNNNNNNNNNNNNNNNNNNNNNNNNNNNNNNNNNNNNNNNNNNNNNNNNNNNNNNNNNNNNNNNNNNNNNNNNNNNNNNNNNNNNNNNNNNNNNNNNNNNNNNNNNNNNNNNNNNNNNNNNNNNNNNNNNNNNNNNNNNNNNNNNNNNNNNNNNNNNNNNNNNNNNNNNNNNNNNNNNNNNNNNNNNNNNNNNNNNNNNNNNNNNNNNNNNNNNNNNNNNNNNNNNNNNNNNNNNNNNNNNNNNNNNNNNNNNNNNNNNNNNNNNNNNNNNNNNNNNNNNNNNNNNNNNNNNNNNNNNNNNNNNNNNNACATCACCAGTTCCTAAATTAAACATTGGTTCAAGTGCCATTACCATTCCTGGCTTTAATATTGGCCCAAGATCACCTGTCCTGTAATTAAAAACAAAAGGCTCTTCATGCATGTTTCTGCCAATACCGTGGCCGCCGTATTGTTTTACAATTCCGTATCCATATTGGTTTGCTCTATCTTCTATAGCACCTGATATATCTTGTAGATGGTTACCTGGTTGCATTTTTTCAATAGCATCATATAGGGCTTGCTTTGTTACCTCTATAAGTTGTTCCAATTCCTTACTTATTGAGCCAACCCCTACTGTTATAGCTGAATCTCCAACCATGCCTTTGTATGTGGCTCCAACGTCAAGACTAATAATATCACCTTCTTTGAGAATGATACTATCGCTTGGAATACCATGAACTACTTGCTCGTTAATTGAAGCGCAAATAGTTCCAGGAAAACCGTGGTAACCCTTGAAGGCTGGTATGGCATTATTTTTTCTAATAATATTTTCTGCAATTGTATCTAATTCTGCTGTTGTAATACCCGGTTTTACGGTTGATCTTAATTGTTGTAGAACCTCTGCAACAATGCTTCCAGCAGAATTCATTAGTGATATTTCGTATCTTGATTTGCGATTGATCATAATTATTCTAAAACAACTTTTTTAATGTCAGCATATATTTCATCAATGCTTCTGGTTCCATCAATGTTTACCAGAATTCCTTTATCTTTGTAGAATTGCACCAATGGTGCAGTTTCTTTTTGATAGGTCTCAATCCTTTGTGCTGCAACCTCGACACTATCATCTTTTCTTTGAATTAATTTCCCACCGCAGATATCGCAAATTCCTTCTATCTTAGGTGGCTTATATTTTAGATTGTATATTTCACCACACTTTTCACAGCTTCTACGGTTAATTATTCTATCTACTAACTCACTTACAGGAACATCGATGTTAATTGCTTGTAATTTTGCATTTTTATCTCGATTAAGTTCTAATAGAATTTTGTCTAATGCCTCTGCCTGCTCGATGCTTCTTGGAAATCCATCGAGAATAAAGCCATTTCCTGTATCAGGTTTATGTAATCTTTCATCAACTATACCTATAACAATTTCTGATGAAACTAATTTACCTTGTTCCATGTATTCTCTAGCAATTTTACCATATTCTGTGCCCTCAGCTACAGCTGTTCTTAGCATTCCACCAGTATCA from Candidatus Melainabacteria bacterium RIFOXYA2_FULL_32_9 encodes:
- a CDS encoding type I methionyl aminopeptidase, whose protein sequence is MNSAGSIVAEVLQQLRSTVKPGITTAELDTIAENIIRKNNAIPAFKGYHGFPGTICASINEQVVHGIPSDSIILKEGDIISLDVGATYKGMVGDSAITVGVGSISKELEQLIEVTKQALYDAIEKMQPGNHLQDISGAIEDRANQYGYGIVKQYGGHGIGRNMHEEPFVFNYRTGDLGPILKPGMVMALEPMFNLGTGDV
- a CDS encoding adenylate kinase, encoding MIPELIFLGAPASGKGTQTKMLARELNIPHIDTGGMLRTAVAEGTEYGKIAREYMEQGKLVSSEIVIGIVDERLHKPDTGNGFILDGFPRSIEQAEALDKILLELNRDKNAKLQAINIDVPVSELVDRIINRRSCEKCGEIYNLKYKPPKIEGICDICGGKLIQRKDDSVEVAAQRIETYQKETAPLVQFYKDKGILVNIDGTRSIDEIYADIKKVVLE